One genomic region from Effusibacillus pohliae DSM 22757 encodes:
- a CDS encoding flagellar protein FlaG codes for MSHPDRGGADEALTAQDEQDPRFVEDAVEKLNKVFEALDSNLRYQVTSQDGHVVVQLVEQDGKKVLYQLPPEGVLKVAAELREMVGLIVDRKI; via the coding sequence ATGAGTCATCCCGATCGGGGTGGGGCAGATGAGGCTCTGACAGCACAGGACGAACAGGACCCACGCTTCGTAGAAGATGCAGTCGAAAAGCTGAACAAAGTGTTTGAGGCGCTCGATTCGAATCTGAGATATCAGGTCACGTCGCAGGATGGACATGTCGTTGTCCAGTTGGTTGAACAGGATGGAAAGAAGGTCCTCTACCAGTTGCCTCCGGAAGGAGTTCTGAAGGTGGCTGCCGAATTGCGTGAAATGGTGGGGCTTATTGTTGACCGAAAAATTTAG